In Clostridium sp. SY8519, one genomic interval encodes:
- a CDS encoding response regulator transcription factor, with product MAGKQKILIVDDDANIADLISLYLVKECYDTKIVGDGDAALQAFRTYQPDLILLDLMLPGKDGYQVCKEIRAQSSTPIIMLSAKGEVFDKVLGLELGADDYMIKPFDAKELVARVKAVLRRTQTQKTEAPAAGIKCVEYPDLVINLTNYSVLYRNEVMEMPPKELELLYFLAASPNQVFTREQLLDNIWGYEYLGDTRTVDVHVKRLREKLKDNVHWKIATVWGIGYKFETLQ from the coding sequence ATGGCAGGCAAGCAGAAAATATTAATCGTGGACGATGACGCGAATATCGCCGATCTGATTTCCTTATATCTGGTCAAAGAGTGCTATGATACGAAAATCGTCGGCGACGGAGACGCGGCCCTGCAGGCATTTCGCACCTATCAGCCGGATCTGATCCTGCTGGATCTGATGCTGCCGGGCAAGGACGGCTACCAGGTCTGCAAGGAAATCCGCGCCCAGTCATCTACGCCGATTATTATGCTTTCCGCGAAAGGGGAAGTTTTCGACAAAGTCCTGGGCCTGGAGCTGGGGGCCGATGACTACATGATCAAGCCTTTTGACGCCAAAGAACTGGTGGCCCGGGTAAAGGCGGTGCTGCGGCGGACACAGACCCAGAAGACAGAAGCGCCGGCGGCCGGGATCAAGTGTGTGGAATACCCGGATCTGGTGATCAATCTCACAAACTACTCGGTACTGTACCGGAATGAAGTCATGGAAATGCCGCCGAAGGAACTGGAACTGCTGTATTTTCTCGCGGCTTCGCCGAATCAGGTATTTACCAGGGAACAGCTGCTGGATAATATATGGGGCTATGAATATCTGGGCGATACACGCACCGTGGACGTCCATGTCAAACGTCTGCGGGAGAAGCTGAAAGACAACGTACACTGGAAGATTGCCACGGTGTGGGGCATCGGCTACAAATTCGAGACGCTGCAGTAA
- a CDS encoding HAMP domain-containing sensor histidine kinase encodes MWKNVYQPLIGAYLILAAGMVVAETIFVKLQGGRISEEMIMDITGLLLCVYILSFVVLIVLTTTIYRAIHRMTAAAERYARGEFGETIDIRRKDEIGRLADTMNYMAHELDTRQDDQRKFISNVSHDFRSPLTSIKGYAEAILDGTIPPEMQDRYLGIIISEAERLQGLTENLLDLNKYGARGFYLEISTFDINELIRRDLEVFESRCREKNIRIVQKLTPGAAVVKADFKRIQQVIHNLVDNALKFSDTDSEIIVETAVRSGKVFVSVKDFGVGIPKDSIRKIWDRFYKTDPSRGKDKTGTGLGLAIVREIIQAHKENINVISTEGAGSEFIFSLPYVG; translated from the coding sequence ATGTGGAAAAATGTATATCAGCCGCTGATCGGAGCCTATCTGATTCTCGCCGCGGGCATGGTGGTGGCGGAGACCATATTTGTCAAACTGCAGGGCGGCCGGATCAGTGAAGAAATGATCATGGATATTACCGGCCTGCTGCTTTGCGTCTATATTCTGTCCTTTGTGGTGCTGATTGTGCTGACGACCACAATCTACCGGGCCATTCACCGGATGACAGCCGCAGCCGAGCGGTATGCCCGGGGAGAGTTCGGGGAAACCATTGATATCCGGCGCAAGGACGAAATCGGCCGACTGGCGGACACCATGAATTATATGGCCCATGAACTGGACACCCGGCAGGATGATCAGCGCAAATTCATATCCAATGTATCCCATGACTTCCGTTCTCCGCTGACCTCTATCAAAGGCTATGCGGAAGCGATTCTGGACGGCACGATCCCGCCGGAGATGCAGGACCGGTATCTGGGGATTATTATTTCAGAAGCAGAGCGTCTGCAGGGACTGACGGAAAATCTGCTGGACCTGAACAAATACGGCGCCAGGGGATTTTACCTGGAAATCAGCACGTTTGATATTAACGAGCTGATCCGCAGAGACCTGGAGGTCTTTGAAAGCAGATGCCGGGAGAAAAATATCCGTATTGTGCAGAAACTGACGCCGGGAGCAGCCGTGGTCAAAGCAGATTTCAAGCGGATCCAGCAGGTGATCCACAATCTGGTGGACAATGCATTGAAGTTCAGCGATACAGATTCGGAAATCATCGTGGAGACCGCGGTCCGCAGCGGAAAAGTTTTCGTGTCGGTGAAGGATTTCGGGGTGGGAATCCCAAAAGACAGTATCCGAAAAATCTGGGACCGGTTCTACAAGACGGATCCCTCCAGGGGAAAAGACAAGACCGGTACCGGCCTGGGACTGGCGATTGTCCGGGAAATCATCCAGGCGCACAAGGAAAATATCAATGTCATCAGCACGGAAGGCGCCGGATCGGAATTTATTTTCAGCCTGCCTTATGTGGGATGA
- a CDS encoding phosphoglucomutase → MSEKYLELQNGSDIRGVACGGVREDRINLTADICTDIGYAFALWLTEKTGKKPEDTVIAVGRDSRITGRELIKGVMKGILCSGARVVDCGLASTPAMFMSLVYPETGYDGSCMITASHLPFNRNGLKFFDRDGGLEKADITKILQMAGEIDRKGKNPDMDVLPELDLLSLYSKKLCEAIKAGVQAEDYDHPLAGLKIAVDAGNGSGGFFADDVLKVLGADTDGSRYLTPDGRFPNHIPNPENKEAMQSIVEATLASHADLGLIFDTDVDRMSAVLSDGTPLNRDAIIAMMAAILAPENPGSTIITDSVTSDRLTDFLEGTLGLKHLCYMRGYKNVINKCKELNASGINSPLAMETSGHGCLKENYYLDDGAYLAVKLLIALARAKKEGKELSHLIDGLSMKFTDREVRYRITAEDYRAYGAQVLETFRQRAEAAGYELPESYEGVRVRFRGEPTGWMLLRASLHDPQLVLNLEGTDEKNFEQIRNIAEELLQGFEGLD, encoded by the coding sequence ATGAGTGAGAAGTATCTGGAACTTCAGAACGGAAGCGATATCCGGGGAGTGGCCTGCGGAGGCGTCCGGGAGGACAGGATCAATTTAACCGCGGACATATGCACTGACATCGGCTATGCCTTTGCCCTGTGGCTGACGGAAAAAACAGGGAAAAAACCGGAGGATACGGTGATCGCAGTGGGCCGGGATTCCCGTATTACCGGCCGGGAGCTGATCAAAGGTGTCATGAAGGGGATTTTGTGCAGCGGCGCCCGGGTGGTAGACTGTGGGCTGGCTTCCACACCGGCCATGTTTATGTCTCTGGTTTATCCGGAAACCGGCTACGACGGCAGCTGCATGATTACCGCCAGCCATCTGCCTTTTAACCGGAACGGGCTGAAGTTCTTTGACCGGGACGGCGGACTGGAAAAAGCAGACATCACAAAGATTCTGCAGATGGCAGGAGAGATCGACCGAAAGGGGAAAAATCCAGACATGGATGTGCTGCCGGAACTGGATCTTTTAAGCCTGTATTCGAAAAAGCTGTGTGAAGCCATCAAAGCGGGCGTGCAGGCAGAGGATTATGACCATCCGCTGGCAGGACTGAAAATTGCAGTGGATGCAGGCAACGGATCCGGCGGATTCTTTGCGGATGATGTGCTGAAAGTGCTGGGAGCAGACACCGACGGCAGCAGATATCTGACACCGGACGGCAGATTTCCCAACCATATCCCGAATCCGGAGAATAAAGAAGCCATGCAGTCCATTGTGGAGGCGACCCTGGCAAGCCACGCGGATCTGGGACTGATCTTCGACACGGATGTGGACCGGATGTCTGCCGTACTCTCCGATGGCACCCCGTTAAACCGGGACGCCATCATTGCCATGATGGCAGCGATTCTGGCACCGGAGAATCCCGGCAGCACGATTATCACGGACTCCGTGACATCGGACCGTCTGACGGACTTTCTGGAGGGCACGTTAGGATTAAAGCATCTGTGCTATATGCGGGGGTACAAAAATGTCATTAACAAATGCAAAGAGCTGAACGCCTCCGGAATCAATTCCCCGCTGGCCATGGAGACCTCCGGCCACGGATGCCTGAAGGAAAATTACTATCTGGACGACGGGGCGTATCTGGCGGTAAAACTGCTGATTGCCCTGGCACGCGCGAAAAAAGAAGGAAAAGAACTGTCCCATCTGATCGACGGGCTGTCCATGAAATTCACGGACCGAGAGGTACGTTACCGGATCACAGCAGAGGATTACCGCGCTTACGGCGCGCAGGTCCTGGAAACCTTCCGTCAGCGGGCGGAAGCAGCAGGCTATGAACTGCCTGAATCCTACGAAGGAGTGCGGGTGCGTTTCCGGGGAGAACCCACCGGCTGGATGCTTCTGCGGGCGTCCCTGCATGACCCGCAGCTGGTGCTGAACCTGGAAGGAACAGATGAGAAGAACTTTGAACAGATCCGGAATATCGCGGAAGAACTGCTGCAGGGCTTTGAAGGACTGGACTAA
- a CDS encoding HD domain-containing protein — MKYIETLREGEHIGEVYLCKKKQSMVTKNGKPYDNLTLQDKTGLLNGKIWDVNSGGIGDFDSMDYIYVVGDITIFQGAPQLNIRRVRKVSEGEYDPADYLPVSEKDIPTMYRELTEYIQKLKNPHLKALAEVFFGNEAFARKFQQHSAAKSVHHGYVGGLLEHTLSVTKNCDFFSKQYPILNRDLLLTAAMLHDIGKLWELSSFPQNDYTDEGQLLGHIMIGASKIDKQIDRLPDFPKVLKSELLHCILAHHGELEYGSPKKPALAEALALSMADNLDAKMETWKEATASLQEGNLEWQGFNRLLDSNIRQTSR, encoded by the coding sequence ATGAAATATATTGAAACACTGCGGGAAGGCGAACACATTGGAGAAGTCTACCTGTGCAAAAAGAAACAGAGCATGGTAACCAAGAATGGAAAACCCTATGACAACCTGACCCTTCAGGATAAGACCGGTCTGCTGAACGGAAAAATCTGGGATGTGAATTCCGGAGGAATCGGAGATTTTGATTCCATGGACTATATTTATGTCGTAGGGGACATCACGATTTTCCAGGGAGCGCCGCAGCTGAATATCCGGCGGGTCAGAAAAGTCAGCGAAGGGGAATACGATCCGGCGGATTATCTGCCCGTCAGTGAAAAGGACATTCCAACCATGTACAGGGAACTGACAGAGTACATTCAGAAACTGAAAAACCCGCATCTGAAGGCGCTGGCAGAAGTGTTTTTCGGAAATGAGGCCTTTGCCCGAAAGTTCCAGCAGCATTCAGCCGCCAAAAGCGTGCATCACGGCTATGTCGGCGGTCTGCTGGAGCATACCCTGTCCGTTACGAAAAACTGCGACTTTTTCAGCAAACAGTACCCGATTCTGAATCGGGATCTGCTGCTGACGGCAGCCATGCTGCATGACATCGGCAAACTGTGGGAACTGTCTTCGTTCCCGCAGAATGATTACACCGATGAGGGGCAGCTGCTGGGGCACATCATGATCGGCGCTTCAAAAATCGACAAACAGATCGACCGGCTCCCTGATTTCCCGAAGGTTTTAAAATCTGAGTTGCTGCACTGCATCCTGGCGCACCACGGGGAGCTGGAGTACGGTTCCCCGAAGAAACCGGCGCTGGCGGAAGCACTGGCGCTGAGCATGGCAGACAATCTGGACGCAAAGATGGAGACCTGGAAAGAAGCCACCGCTTCCCTGCAGGAGGGCAATCTGGAATGGCAGGGCTTTAACCGCCTGCTGGACTCCAATATCCGTCAGACCAGCCGATAA